The following is a genomic window from Photobacterium sp. GJ3.
CCACTCAGGAAAACCTGACCGCACTGGCCAACTGGGGTCATCACATCTGGGGCCCAGCCAGCGGTGAGCAAGCCTGTGGCGATGTCGGCCCGGGCCGGATGCTGGAACCCATGGCGCTGGTCCATGAAGTCGAACATTTTTTTCAGCCGGACGATCTGGCTGGCCTCCGTATCGCCGTCACCGCAGGCCCGACACGGGAAGCACTGGATCCGGTACGCTATCTGACCAATCACAGCTCAGGCAAAATGGGATTCGCCATTGCTGCCGCGGCGGCGGCACGGGGCGCTCAGGTGACCCTGATCAGCGGGCCGGTTTCCCTGCCAACCCCGGCAGGGGTCACCCGGATTGATGTCGAGAGCGCCGTGGAGATGCATCAGACGGCCATGACGCAGGCGACCTGTCACGATATCTTTATCGGTTGCGCTGCCGTTGCGGATTTCCGGGCAGCAGAAGTGGCTGCACAGAAAATGAAGAAACAATCCGGGAAAGACGAACTGATCCTGAAGCTGGTGAAGAATCCGGATATCATCGCCGATGTCGCTGCACTGACGGAACAACGGCCGTTCACGGTCGGATTCGCAGCCGAAACGCAGGATGTGGCCCACTACGCTCAGGATAAACTGCAACGGAAGAACCTTGATTTGATCTGTGCCAATGACGTTGCTCAGCAAGGCCATGGATTCAATAGTGAGACCAACGCCCTCCACCTGTATTGGAAGACAGGTGACAAGGCTTTGCCGCTCACAGATAAGGTTTCACTCGGACGCCAGTTAATCGGCGAAATCATCCACTGCTACCGACAACAATCCTGACCCCGGCCCATCCAACCG
Proteins encoded in this region:
- the coaBC gene encoding bifunctional phosphopantothenoylcysteine decarboxylase/phosphopantothenate--cysteine ligase CoaBC, encoding MKTLAGKKILLGISGGIAAYKCAELTRRLIERGAEVRIVMTPAAKEFITPLTLQAVSGQPVAESLLDPAAEASMGHIELAKWADLVLLAPATADLIARLRAGMGNDLLTTLCLATHAPIAVAPAMNQQMYRQPATQENLTALANWGHHIWGPASGEQACGDVGPGRMLEPMALVHEVEHFFQPDDLAGLRIAVTAGPTREALDPVRYLTNHSSGKMGFAIAAAAAARGAQVTLISGPVSLPTPAGVTRIDVESAVEMHQTAMTQATCHDIFIGCAAVADFRAAEVAAQKMKKQSGKDELILKLVKNPDIIADVAALTEQRPFTVGFAAETQDVAHYAQDKLQRKNLDLICANDVAQQGHGFNSETNALHLYWKTGDKALPLTDKVSLGRQLIGEIIHCYRQQS